In Geobacter sp., a single window of DNA contains:
- a CDS encoding CxxxxCH/CxxCH domain-containing protein, with protein MLFQERAMNNTAARNLIIAVAILVLLPCIAYADHVGQYTGGVCGDCHTAHKTLGGMWQNNICLSCHRLGRTDRYADQPQITPFSPLDMAVAEGPSKGTVEARKTKSSHNWEASDDNPRAGAQPPTNTVLNSGKHTSTQYIYIGNLYCSRCHSVHEITQRPFLAVSNANDALCVDCHKPRNVTSHTYGSHPVNVDYATIATQYPSEYNNPPINSNPLNASSAMKLSQNKVQCTTCHGVHFADSNSRTFDNWTSAIFNGLSSSKGFLLRTDLNGQTSADRNICTNCHRTTDENGITNSNPNAKVKNHNGKKQQNIQCADCHGGHVDEADGSTPNLFLVRRYMNVSSASGRTPMVAYTSATNKNWNKNRFGVCVACHPTLPPTVSQHTSTDANVCVTCHTHKQGFSADCTTCHGFPPKENVVGGPYGYGDGYQNLAGYVDESLSPHMSHAGGTVASQYSAFVCDQCHKGNNHNSIPNLTFQDVFVDKTGIIAGGSATYNATTRECSNVYCHSNGAPTGGALVYQPVTWANNKGSIIDQPGRCGSCHSATPATNAHTKHLSYSYGCQNCHATTAATNTTLVPAARLTGGAHVNSVKDVQFSGTIGSSILSGSNCSAVYCHSNGKGVYSASPVWTDPTTGQCGTCHTTDTIATGAHQAHLATVYGPVLNNSGAPTSCNSCHTYPTQHVDGTVQAPPVVNCTASCHKNGLGVATWLTGRTGVTCESCHSGNLSVIYNITAPDKGMAATTGHGKPTGANKACTECHDNTSAHIGSDPASHTNRLVANLTGPLNTECNYCHNNLARVNNKTQFLNMSTHFKVKGGTQEMECWQCHELHGTSNLSMIKSSIAYLNTTTWTITYTNRDNGWVNLDTNRGLCQVCHTHTKYYRAGVAETGHPISNCYNCHPHNAKGGAFAPSGACDACHGYPPVPKSAVRGPYDPALYKATFGTFNNYTNARFEDYSGGGGAHLNHVPTYAKATEGWSNCAICHTGGDANNSSYHVTRMPIRNYISNVTIKIDQRVNFNNSLQIIYSGARLVNPPLVNSTGSCINVGCHFQPTPRWSKDR; from the coding sequence ATGCTTTTTCAGGAGCGTGCTATGAACAATACGGCAGCCAGGAATCTTATCATTGCAGTAGCTATCTTGGTGTTATTACCATGTATAGCCTATGCAGATCACGTGGGGCAGTACACAGGCGGAGTATGCGGTGATTGCCATACTGCTCACAAGACTCTTGGCGGCATGTGGCAGAACAACATCTGCTTGAGCTGTCACAGGCTCGGGCGAACAGACCGATATGCCGATCAGCCCCAGATTACACCGTTCAGCCCATTGGATATGGCCGTAGCAGAAGGCCCCAGCAAGGGGACAGTGGAGGCGCGGAAAACCAAGTCTTCTCACAATTGGGAAGCATCTGATGATAACCCGCGTGCCGGCGCCCAACCTCCAACGAATACCGTCCTGAATTCGGGCAAGCATACAAGTACGCAGTATATTTATATCGGTAACTTGTACTGCTCGCGCTGCCATTCAGTACACGAAATTACGCAGCGACCTTTCCTTGCGGTCTCGAATGCCAATGATGCCCTCTGCGTTGACTGCCACAAGCCGAGAAACGTTACGAGCCACACCTACGGCTCGCACCCTGTTAATGTAGACTATGCAACGATCGCGACCCAGTATCCGAGTGAATATAACAACCCGCCAATAAATTCCAATCCCTTGAATGCTTCTTCCGCGATGAAACTGTCTCAGAACAAGGTTCAGTGTACGACATGTCACGGTGTTCACTTTGCCGATTCGAACAGTAGGACGTTCGATAACTGGACAAGTGCAATATTTAACGGGCTTTCCAGTTCTAAAGGTTTCCTCCTCAGAACTGATCTCAATGGCCAGACATCTGCCGACAGGAATATCTGTACCAACTGCCACCGGACCACGGACGAAAACGGGATTACGAATTCCAACCCCAATGCAAAGGTAAAAAATCATAACGGGAAAAAACAACAAAACATCCAGTGTGCCGACTGTCACGGTGGTCACGTCGATGAGGCAGATGGCTCTACGCCCAACCTGTTCCTTGTGCGCCGATACATGAATGTTTCGTCTGCGAGTGGCAGAACTCCGATGGTTGCCTACACCTCAGCTACCAACAAAAACTGGAACAAGAACCGTTTCGGGGTGTGCGTTGCCTGTCACCCGACACTTCCTCCCACTGTCTCACAGCACACGAGTACGGATGCGAATGTTTGTGTAACCTGCCATACGCACAAGCAGGGCTTCTCTGCTGATTGCACGACCTGCCACGGCTTCCCTCCCAAGGAGAATGTGGTTGGCGGTCCTTATGGCTATGGTGATGGTTATCAAAATCTGGCAGGCTATGTCGATGAGTCTCTGTCACCACACATGAGTCATGCCGGGGGGACCGTAGCTTCCCAGTATTCGGCATTTGTCTGCGACCAGTGCCATAAAGGGAACAACCACAATTCGATTCCCAATCTCACCTTCCAGGACGTATTCGTCGATAAAACCGGGATCATTGCCGGTGGATCGGCAACGTACAATGCAACTACACGCGAATGCTCCAACGTTTACTGTCACAGTAATGGGGCGCCAACTGGCGGAGCTCTTGTCTATCAGCCCGTAACATGGGCTAACAACAAAGGTTCTATCATTGATCAGCCCGGACGTTGCGGATCATGCCATAGCGCTACTCCTGCAACGAACGCTCACACCAAGCACCTGAGCTACAGTTATGGTTGTCAGAACTGCCATGCCACCACTGCTGCTACGAATACCACACTTGTCCCGGCAGCCCGTCTTACTGGTGGAGCTCATGTGAACTCTGTGAAGGACGTCCAGTTCTCCGGTACCATCGGCAGCAGCATCCTGTCCGGCTCCAACTGCTCAGCTGTCTACTGTCACAGTAACGGCAAAGGGGTATACTCCGCCTCTCCGGTCTGGACCGATCCGACAACAGGTCAGTGCGGTACGTGTCACACGACCGATACCATTGCAACCGGTGCACACCAGGCTCACCTCGCCACAGTTTACGGTCCAGTGCTGAACAACTCGGGAGCCCCGACATCCTGTAACAGCTGTCACACCTATCCGACTCAGCACGTTGATGGTACGGTGCAGGCCCCGCCGGTTGTCAACTGTACCGCATCATGCCATAAGAATGGCCTCGGAGTAGCTACCTGGCTCACCGGCAGAACTGGGGTGACGTGCGAAAGCTGCCACTCCGGTAATCTTTCGGTTATTTACAACATAACTGCTCCTGACAAGGGAATGGCAGCGACGACCGGCCATGGTAAACCGACAGGTGCAAACAAAGCATGTACCGAATGCCACGATAATACTTCTGCTCATATTGGTAGTGATCCTGCCTCACATACCAACAGGCTCGTAGCCAACCTGACAGGTCCCCTCAATACTGAGTGCAACTACTGCCACAATAACTTGGCGCGGGTGAACAACAAGACACAGTTCCTGAACATGAGTACCCATTTCAAGGTTAAGGGTGGTACGCAGGAGATGGAATGCTGGCAGTGTCATGAACTGCATGGCACATCGAATCTTTCCATGATAAAGTCGTCGATTGCATATCTCAATACGACAACGTGGACCATTACCTATACGAACCGGGATAATGGCTGGGTGAACCTTGACACAAATCGCGGTCTTTGCCAGGTTTGCCACACACATACCAAGTACTATCGTGCCGGTGTTGCTGAAACAGGGCACCCAATCAGTAACTGCTATAATTGCCACCCCCACAATGCCAAAGGTGGGGCATTTGCTCCGAGCGGCGCTTGCGACGCGTGTCACGGATATCCGCCCGTTCCGAAATCAGCTGTGCGCGGTCCGTACGATCCGGCTCTCTACAAGGCCACCTTTGGTACGTTCAACAATTACACGAATGCTCGCTTTGAAGATTACTCCGGTGGCGGTGGCGCTCACCTCAACCATGTACCGACCTATGCCAAAGCTACGGAAGGCTGGTCTAATTGTGCGATCTGCCATACTGGAGGCGATGCGAACAACTCGTCCTACCATGTCACCAGGATGCCGATTCGTAACTATATCAGTAATGTCACCATCAAGATTGACCAGCGTGTGAATTTCAACAATTCGCTACAAATTATCTACTCTGGTGCCAGACTGGTTAATCCGCCGCTTGTAAACAGCACGGGGAGTTGTATCAACGTCGGTTGTCACTTCCAGCCGACTCCTCGTTGGAGTAAAGATCGGTAA